A portion of the Paenibacillus marchantiae genome contains these proteins:
- a CDS encoding carbon-nitrogen family hydrolase has translation MTEQQQGEMRVALIQGDIQIGDPEANHKHMQSLLERAVEQVPDLGLAVLPEMWNTGYALEQIHELADPEGQKSREWLATFAQKHRISIVGGSIAEKRDGQIFNTMYAYNSEGNQVTRYDKLHLFRLMDEEKYLQPGAEPEIFELENGLTAGASICYDIRFPELARTLALNGAKALIVPAEWPNPRLHHWRTLLTARAIENQMYVIACNRVGKSGDTEFFGHSLIIDPWGEIVAEGGEGEEIVTGIIRPSLVDEVRGRIPVFEDRRPGIYFGSK, from the coding sequence ATGACAGAACAACAACAAGGGGAAATGCGTGTAGCCCTGATTCAGGGCGATATTCAGATCGGAGACCCTGAGGCCAACCATAAACATATGCAGTCTTTGCTCGAAAGAGCGGTAGAACAGGTTCCCGACTTGGGATTGGCTGTGCTGCCCGAGATGTGGAATACGGGATATGCTTTGGAACAAATTCATGAGCTTGCTGACCCGGAGGGCCAGAAATCAAGAGAGTGGCTCGCGACTTTTGCCCAAAAACATCGAATCTCCATCGTTGGCGGTTCCATTGCGGAGAAACGTGATGGCCAAATCTTCAATACAATGTACGCCTATAATAGTGAAGGAAATCAGGTGACACGTTACGATAAATTACATTTGTTCCGCCTGATGGATGAAGAGAAGTATTTGCAGCCTGGTGCAGAACCGGAAATATTCGAATTGGAGAACGGCCTCACCGCTGGAGCTTCGATCTGTTACGATATCCGTTTCCCTGAGCTTGCTCGAACACTTGCCTTGAACGGAGCCAAAGCATTAATTGTCCCCGCTGAATGGCCGAACCCGCGCTTGCATCATTGGCGCACACTGCTTACAGCAAGGGCCATTGAGAATCAGATGTACGTTATTGCCTGCAATCGCGTAGGGAAAAGCGGAGACACCGAATTTTTCGGGCATTCCCTCATTATTGATCCTTGGGGTGAAATTGTGGCTGAAGGCGGAGAAGGAGAAGAGATCGTGACCGGAATTATCCGTCCTTCACTTGTGGATGAGGTTCGTGGCCGTATTCCGGTATTCGAAGACCGTAGACCTGGCATTTATTTTGGCAGCAAATAA
- a CDS encoding pyridoxal phosphate-dependent aminotransferase — MTNQPKASGRSAFTIPTSDVMTQLPTQFFATLVQNVNREIASGHDVINLGQGNPDTPTPPHIVKTLQESAENPLYHKYSPFSGHAFLKEAVAKRYKEDYNVDLDPETEVAILFGGKTGLVQLPQVLLNPGDVCLVPDPGYPDYWSGVALAKAHMSFMPLLESNAFLPDYEAISTEDREKAKLMFLNYPNNPTSATAPLSFYEDTVEFAIQNKIVVASDFAYGAIGFDGHRPVSFLQATGAKEVGIEFYTLSKTYNMAGWRVGFALGNAEIISKINLLQDHIYVSLFGGIQAAAAAALTSSQECVTSLVARYESRRDAFYDALSSIGWQAPKPGGSFFSWLPVPAGFTSASFADVLLREAKVAVAPGIGFGSHGEGYVRAGLLSDEDRLREAAERIGKLNLFK; from the coding sequence ATGACTAATCAGCCTAAAGCATCGGGTCGTTCAGCCTTTACCATACCTACATCCGATGTAATGACACAGCTTCCTACACAATTTTTTGCTACTCTTGTTCAAAATGTAAACCGCGAAATCGCAAGTGGTCACGACGTGATTAACCTGGGTCAGGGTAACCCGGATACACCTACACCACCCCACATTGTTAAAACATTGCAGGAGTCGGCGGAGAACCCGCTCTATCACAAATATTCTCCTTTTAGCGGGCATGCTTTCCTGAAGGAAGCCGTTGCGAAGCGTTACAAGGAAGATTACAACGTGGACCTGGATCCCGAAACGGAAGTTGCTATTTTATTTGGTGGAAAAACGGGCTTGGTCCAGTTGCCTCAAGTATTGCTCAATCCTGGCGACGTATGTCTCGTACCTGATCCAGGTTATCCGGATTATTGGTCCGGTGTGGCACTGGCGAAAGCGCACATGTCTTTTATGCCACTGCTAGAGTCCAATGCATTCCTGCCTGATTATGAAGCAATCTCTACCGAGGATCGGGAGAAGGCCAAGCTGATGTTCCTGAACTATCCCAACAATCCAACATCGGCAACCGCCCCGCTTTCCTTCTATGAAGATACGGTAGAGTTCGCCATTCAAAATAAAATCGTCGTAGCCAGCGACTTCGCCTATGGTGCAATTGGATTCGATGGACATCGTCCAGTAAGCTTTTTGCAGGCAACAGGTGCCAAAGAAGTGGGCATTGAGTTCTACACGTTATCCAAAACCTACAATATGGCGGGTTGGCGCGTCGGATTTGCTCTGGGCAATGCGGAGATCATCTCCAAAATCAATCTGCTGCAGGATCATATCTACGTGAGTCTCTTCGGAGGCATCCAGGCCGCTGCTGCTGCGGCACTGACATCTTCCCAGGAATGTGTCACTTCACTGGTTGCACGTTATGAATCACGTCGCGATGCTTTCTATGATGCACTCTCATCCATCGGCTGGCAGGCCCCTAAACCGGGAGGTTCCTTCTTTAGCTGGCTGCCTGTACCTGCGGGCTTTACTTCTGCTTCATTTGCCGACGTGTTACTACGTGAAGCAAAAGTCGCGGTAGCACCGGGTATCGGTTTTGGTTCACATGGTGAGGGCTATGTGCGCGCAGGACTGCTAAGTGATGAAGATCGATTAAGGGAAGCAGCGGAGCGGATTGGCAAGTTGAATTTATTCAAGTAA
- the proB gene encoding glutamate 5-kinase, with protein MTSRIVVKIGSSSLTTEEGGLDRSAITFFAGEIAALAEQGHEVLLVTSGAVAAGFREIGYPQRPKQLHEKQAAAAVGQALLMQAYQQAFAAHRVTTAQILLTRTDFHSRKRMGNAGMTVEELLKQRVIPIFNENDTVSVDELKFGDNDLLSALVANLVKAQHLVILTDTNGLYTADPRKDPSAFRYDRIPEITAEIYAYAGGSGSSVGTGGMRSKVDAAKVATRGGVPVFVGSVKEPGDMQKAVDGTGKGTYFETRLAALSRKKQWLGFMSTPLGTVVVDNGAEEALVHGGHSLLPVGVKRVLGTFHAGDVVEVLGMDETLLGRGIVNYDDDQLRLIAGLPSGEVMKQLNSIHRLEVIHRDEWITLK; from the coding sequence ATGACCTCACGTATTGTAGTTAAGATCGGAAGCAGTTCGCTTACTACGGAAGAAGGCGGGCTTGATCGAAGTGCCATTACTTTTTTTGCCGGAGAAATTGCTGCCTTGGCCGAACAGGGCCATGAGGTTCTTCTGGTCACTTCGGGAGCGGTAGCTGCCGGATTCCGGGAGATCGGTTACCCTCAGCGTCCCAAGCAGTTGCATGAAAAACAAGCTGCAGCGGCTGTTGGGCAAGCTTTGTTGATGCAGGCATATCAACAGGCTTTTGCAGCGCACCGCGTTACTACAGCACAAATTCTGCTCACCCGTACCGACTTTCACAGCCGGAAACGTATGGGCAATGCGGGCATGACGGTAGAAGAACTGCTCAAACAGCGCGTCATTCCGATCTTTAACGAGAATGATACCGTATCTGTCGATGAATTAAAGTTCGGAGATAACGATCTCCTGTCAGCTCTGGTAGCGAATCTGGTCAAGGCACAGCATCTGGTCATTCTTACAGATACCAACGGTCTGTACACGGCCGATCCACGAAAAGATCCGTCTGCGTTTCGTTATGACCGTATCCCCGAAATTACGGCAGAAATTTACGCCTATGCTGGCGGTTCTGGATCATCCGTAGGTACAGGCGGCATGCGATCCAAGGTAGATGCAGCCAAAGTGGCAACGCGTGGAGGCGTGCCTGTCTTTGTGGGAAGTGTGAAGGAACCTGGAGATATGCAAAAAGCGGTTGATGGCACTGGAAAAGGAACGTATTTCGAGACTCGCCTTGCCGCGCTCTCTCGTAAAAAGCAATGGCTTGGCTTCATGTCTACTCCGCTCGGTACCGTCGTTGTGGATAATGGTGCCGAAGAAGCACTCGTCCATGGTGGTCATAGTCTCCTGCCTGTAGGCGTCAAACGTGTGCTGGGTACCTTCCATGCCGGAGATGTTGTAGAGGTGCTGGGTATGGATGAAACCTTGCTCGGTCGTGGTATCGTCAATTATGATGATGACCAGCTACGGCTCATTGCAGGACTGCCAAGTGGCGAAGTAATGAAGCAGTTGAACAGCATCCATCGACTTGAGGTTATTCATCGGGACGAGTGGATTACGTTAAAATAG
- a CDS encoding glutamate-5-semialdehyde dehydrogenase: MSEVREKASKAQAVVPQLNRLSTEQKNNALLVMANALIAQSDSIIVANADDLERGKQQGTPESMLDRLALNKERIAGIAEGLRQIVELQDPVGEVLETFTRPNGLHVEKLRVPIGLIGIIYEARPNVTVDAAGLCLKTGNAVLLRGGSSALSSNRKIVEVLHQALATTDMPADALQLVEDADRSSVDEMLKLNGLLDVIIPRGGASLIRNVVANATVPVIETGAGICHTYVDESADPVMAAEIAVNAKAQRPSVCNSMETLLLHAVFAEQHLPALAEQLREANVLLKGCDTVRRLVPSALSVTEEDYATEYNDYILNIRVVQNLDEAMEHIARYGTKHSECIVTKDTSNAERFLHDVDAAAVYHNASTRFTDGFEFGYGAEIGISTQKLHARGPMGLPALTSTKYRITGNGQIRQ, encoded by the coding sequence ATGAGTGAAGTCAGGGAAAAAGCGAGCAAGGCTCAAGCCGTGGTTCCACAGCTGAATCGACTGAGCACAGAACAAAAAAATAACGCCCTGCTGGTCATGGCAAACGCATTGATTGCCCAATCGGATTCCATTATAGTAGCAAACGCTGACGATCTGGAACGTGGCAAACAGCAAGGTACGCCAGAATCGATGCTGGATCGCCTCGCTTTAAATAAGGAGCGTATCGCCGGTATCGCAGAAGGACTGCGTCAGATCGTGGAGTTGCAGGACCCTGTGGGCGAAGTGCTGGAGACTTTCACTCGTCCGAACGGATTGCATGTTGAAAAATTGAGAGTGCCCATCGGTCTAATCGGCATCATTTACGAGGCACGTCCAAATGTTACAGTAGATGCTGCCGGACTTTGCCTCAAAACAGGTAACGCTGTACTGCTACGAGGCGGCTCCTCGGCCCTCTCCTCCAATCGCAAAATTGTGGAGGTACTCCATCAGGCACTGGCAACAACAGATATGCCAGCTGATGCATTGCAGCTTGTTGAGGATGCAGACCGTTCCTCCGTGGACGAAATGCTCAAGTTAAATGGACTGCTCGATGTCATCATCCCACGCGGCGGCGCTTCACTTATCCGCAATGTGGTCGCCAATGCAACAGTGCCTGTGATCGAAACCGGTGCAGGTATCTGTCATACTTATGTGGATGAATCTGCTGATCCAGTCATGGCAGCGGAGATTGCCGTTAATGCCAAGGCACAGCGTCCATCCGTATGCAACTCCATGGAAACCTTGTTGCTGCACGCTGTATTCGCGGAGCAGCATCTGCCGGCTCTGGCTGAACAACTCCGTGAGGCGAATGTCCTGTTGAAGGGTTGTGACACGGTCCGCCGTCTCGTTCCCTCTGCCCTTTCTGTGACGGAAGAAGATTATGCGACAGAGTACAATGATTATATTTTAAATATTCGTGTAGTTCAGAACCTGGATGAAGCGATGGAGCATATCGCCCGTTATGGCACAAAGCATTCAGAGTGTATCGTCACCAAGGATACCAGCAATGCAGAACGTTTTTTACATGATGTCGATGCGGCTGCTGTATACCATAATGCTTCTACTCGTTTCACAGACGGATTTGAATTCGGTTATGGAGCCGAAATTGGGATCAGTACCCAGAAGCTGCATGCTCGTGGACCTATGGGTCTGCCTGCATTAACGTCAACCAAATACCGTATCACTGGAAATGGACAAATCCGGCAATAA
- a CDS encoding ABC transporter substrate-binding protein, whose protein sequence is MQALNADARGLYFSAFMFRLDHLEQRIEQPEQVMLEVACDKHTFLICEEGEGRLYIGYEQFPFTTGCVYPLSPGEGYQIEHGNRMELKYMVISFDVIHVLTGDPEQYTRPVFEHRNQLNGYPYAPLSGLLEQLYAIRDYQTDAEYIHLNAQFQRWMEMIITRYTSPKTEQSMESRLHSTIQYVEDHYAEEITVTKLARLAAIRPVQYTTLFRQLTGHKPLDYVNHVRIKHAKDWLRKSDEPLRDIATRVGFKDEYYFSRRFRQMTGLSPRQYDRSIQQQTLVQDWLGHDVNIPARPERIMFYGDSGGDLRVLGIGLLGDQAYDAVAPVNVEEAVRMRPDLIIFDSTNEQQYEQFSRIAPTLAYNSHATLEDRICRVGSWFGKQSEAGQWLSSYQQRMEKMWMKIHASIEPGETASVFTYHRGARLFVMGNIGLASLLYHPMGFRPVTKVKEALAAGRAYKEISSEAIRQYAGDHIFVLLPEDVIAMQATEKLMQSPNWRALTAVQKGQVYEVEETTWNLGDALTSNRLLTLLPELLCRSSERKQVADV, encoded by the coding sequence ATGCAGGCTTTGAATGCCGATGCGAGAGGGTTGTATTTTTCAGCATTCATGTTTCGGCTGGATCATCTGGAACAACGAATTGAACAACCAGAACAGGTGATGCTGGAAGTGGCATGCGATAAACATACATTTTTGATCTGCGAAGAAGGGGAAGGTCGCTTATACATAGGATATGAACAGTTTCCTTTTACCACCGGATGTGTTTACCCGCTTTCTCCGGGCGAGGGGTACCAAATTGAACATGGAAACCGAATGGAATTAAAATATATGGTGATATCATTTGATGTTATTCATGTATTGACAGGAGATCCGGAACAGTATACGCGCCCTGTATTCGAACATAGAAATCAATTGAACGGCTATCCTTATGCCCCGTTAAGTGGACTGTTGGAGCAATTGTATGCCATTCGTGATTATCAAACAGATGCCGAATATATCCATTTGAATGCACAGTTTCAGAGATGGATGGAGATGATCATCACCCGGTACACTTCTCCAAAAACGGAGCAGAGCATGGAATCCAGACTACACAGCACGATTCAGTATGTAGAAGACCATTACGCTGAAGAAATCACAGTAACGAAACTGGCACGTCTTGCGGCTATCCGACCCGTGCAATATACAACCTTGTTCAGACAATTAACCGGCCACAAGCCGCTTGATTATGTGAACCATGTACGAATTAAACATGCTAAGGATTGGCTGCGCAAATCCGATGAACCGCTTCGGGATATAGCAACCCGGGTGGGCTTTAAGGACGAGTATTATTTTAGCAGGCGTTTTCGTCAAATGACCGGATTATCGCCTCGTCAATATGACCGATCTATTCAGCAACAAACACTGGTTCAGGATTGGTTGGGTCATGATGTGAATATTCCGGCACGACCGGAGCGAATTATGTTTTATGGTGATTCCGGTGGAGATCTGCGAGTGCTGGGTATTGGTCTGTTAGGAGATCAGGCATATGATGCGGTTGCCCCGGTTAATGTGGAAGAGGCAGTCCGGATGAGACCAGACCTGATCATTTTCGATAGCACTAACGAACAGCAATATGAGCAATTTTCCCGAATTGCACCCACACTGGCATACAACTCTCACGCAACGCTGGAAGATCGGATTTGCAGGGTGGGAAGCTGGTTTGGCAAGCAATCAGAGGCTGGACAATGGCTCTCCTCCTATCAGCAACGTATGGAAAAGATGTGGATGAAGATTCATGCTTCAATTGAACCGGGGGAAACGGCGTCCGTATTCACGTATCATCGGGGTGCACGATTGTTTGTCATGGGTAATATTGGTCTGGCCTCGCTCTTGTATCATCCGATGGGGTTCAGACCCGTTACGAAAGTGAAGGAGGCGCTTGCCGCGGGCAGAGCGTATAAGGAAATTTCGTCAGAAGCGATTCGTCAGTATGCCGGTGACCATATATTTGTCTTGCTTCCTGAAGACGTTATTGCAATGCAGGCCACAGAGAAGTTGATGCAGAGTCCAAACTGGCGAGCACTTACAGCCGTGCAGAAGGGGCAGGTGTACGAAGTGGAAGAAACAACATGGAATTTGGGCGATGCACTGACGAGCAACCGTTTGTTAACTTTGTTGCCCGAGTTATTATGTAGGAGTTCAGAACGAAAACAGGTTGCAGATGTTTGA
- a CDS encoding ABC transporter substrate-binding protein produces MKKGIRNTAVLLTVTWLSILLLACGNQTPSGTDDSKTVNETQTDGDQSKQEQTASADNSEGETRMFKDWTGHEVEVPVTPKRVIYHGEVTGDLLALGVVPVGILRQDGTVYDDQVAQAEDVGFPMSVEKALTLNPDLIIFSNSDQAQYDQISKVAPTVTFDSFASLDDRMRTLGDLLNKKPEAEAWITAHQKATEEMWKQLHENGLKEGETASVFTMYPGNRLFVMAGAGLPQLLYGADGMKPTAEIQKVLDEGMGFAEISTEKLPEIAGDRVFILNPVTDDAKQSTKELLDSPIWKNLPAVKEGKVYRFDLVKASSDATSREWLLKELPKQMIK; encoded by the coding sequence ATGAAAAAGGGTATACGAAATACGGCAGTATTATTGACGGTTACATGGTTGTCCATTCTTCTGCTGGCTTGCGGAAATCAGACTCCATCTGGAACGGATGATTCCAAAACGGTTAATGAAACACAGACAGATGGGGATCAGTCCAAGCAGGAACAGACGGCATCCGCGGATAACAGTGAGGGTGAAACCCGGATGTTCAAGGACTGGACAGGCCATGAAGTTGAGGTTCCGGTTACGCCAAAACGCGTGATTTATCATGGTGAAGTTACAGGGGATTTGCTAGCGCTGGGCGTTGTACCTGTAGGTATTCTTCGTCAGGATGGAACGGTATATGATGATCAGGTAGCCCAAGCGGAAGATGTGGGTTTCCCGATGAGTGTTGAAAAGGCGCTTACCTTGAATCCTGATCTGATCATTTTCTCAAATAGTGATCAGGCACAATATGATCAAATCTCGAAGGTTGCGCCAACGGTTACCTTTGATTCATTTGCCTCATTGGACGACCGCATGCGTACTCTTGGCGATCTGTTGAACAAAAAGCCGGAAGCGGAAGCTTGGATCACGGCCCATCAAAAAGCAACGGAAGAGATGTGGAAGCAGCTTCATGAGAATGGGCTGAAAGAAGGGGAAACAGCTTCGGTATTCACTATGTATCCTGGTAATCGACTGTTTGTGATGGCCGGAGCAGGATTGCCACAGTTGTTATATGGAGCCGATGGCATGAAGCCAACCGCGGAAATTCAGAAAGTATTAGATGAAGGAATGGGCTTTGCAGAGATTTCTACTGAAAAGCTGCCCGAAATAGCGGGTGATCGCGTATTTATACTTAATCCAGTAACGGATGATGCGAAGCAGTCCACCAAAGAATTGCTGGATAGCCCGATCTGGAAGAACTTGCCCGCTGTAAAAGAAGGAAAAGTATATCGCTTTGATCTGGTTAAGGCTTCAAGTGATGCAACTTCAAGAGAATGGCTGTTGAAAGAGTTACCGAAACAGATGATTAAATAG